Part of the Mercenaria mercenaria strain notata chromosome 8, MADL_Memer_1, whole genome shotgun sequence genome is shown below.
TCTGTAGACATTTGTTATTATGGAGTAAAGAGCTTTTCTACGTGTATAGAAATTGTTAGAATGTTTCTTTAAACATTTGTTATTATGGAGAGAAGAGCTTTTCTACAGGTATAGATACTGTCTTTAAGTATAGATACTGTCTGAAGGTTTCTGTAGACTTTTGTTATTATGGAGAGAAGAGCTTTTCTACATGTACAGATACTGTCTTTAAGTATAGATACTGTCTGAAGGTTTCTGTAGACATTTGTTATTATGGAGTAAAGAGCTTTTCTACATGTATAGAAACTGTCAGAAGGTTTCTTTAAACATTTGTTATTATGGAGCAAAGAGTTTTTCTTTAAGTATAGACACTGTTTTAAGGTTTCTGTAGACATTGGTTATTATGGAGTAAAGAGCTTTTCTTTAAGTATAGATACTGTCTGAGGGTTTCCGTAGATATTTGTTATTATGGAGATAACAGCTTTTCAACAATTATAGATACTGTCAGAATGTTTCTGTATACATTTGTTACTTATAATATGGAGTAAAGAGCTTTTTCTACAAGTATAGATACTGTCTGTTGGTTTCTGAAGACATTTGTTATCATGGAGTAAAGAGCTTTTCTACAGCATAGATACTGTCTGAAAGTCACGTAACAGATCTGGTATTATGGAGTAAAGAACTTTTCTACTTGTACAGTTACTTTTTGAAGCTTAAAATACATATTCGTGAAAACAGCTAGGGTAAGGAAAGAGATTTTCTTAAATGAACAATCTGTTTGAACTCAAAGTACTAATGATGGACTATGTTCAGCTCCAACTGCTCCTTGTGCATGGAATGCATCTAACTTAAATTCAGAAATCTTTCTACTCTAAAAAAGCTACAGTTACAGGCCCCTAAAAAATTTTAGTACGGGATTTTTATGAATgctgataaaaagaaaaattgcagctgagtttacaaaaacatgagaaatacatgtacatcagtagagaaaattattttgtgattttttaattTGGCACGTAACtgtagaaattaaaataaattctatATTATGATTACGGTGTTATTGCTCCTCCTCATTctttaaacaattatgtaaattTCCTCTCAAAAGTGATTCATTTTGAATATTTGCATTAATATCTGCCACAGGATTAGCATATCTAAACAAAGACacattacttttatatttttatcacttATGAGAAATATTACAAACAATTTGTGCATTTTAATATTCCCTATTATGGGAATTGCCTTTCAAGGTATAATCAACTGAAGCCACTTATCGCTGTATCTTGCATGCAAATGGCTCTTTCACAATAAACATTTGTACATggtgtttaaataaaataaaattgtgccATACTTAAATTGACCTTAAAGAAGTCTTGAATAAAGGCATTAAAATGGCTTTAATATGCATGTAATATCTAAAGTGTCTTCATACAACAGTTTCTCTGAATTTCCTGTACCTaagtttgtttcagttttatgtttttcaagtTTGTTTCAGCTTGCagtataaattataattatgctgTGTATTTGTTTAGGGCTGTCCTACAGAGTTTATGCATCTATACTGTATCTGAGTCTGTTGAAAAAAAGTTTTCTGTATCTGCATTTCTATATGGGGTTGTTCTGCAGCAGTTTATAAGTACCGAGTTTTTTCTTCCATCTGTGCTGTATTGTtgtatatgtttttcttttatatctttaATACTTTGCTGTACCCAAGTGTTTTGTACCTTAGTTTGCTGCACACGATTATGTTTATCTTAGTTTGTTGTACTGGAGTCAAATCTATCTTAGTTTGCTGTATCTGAGTGTGATATATCTTAGTTTGCTGTATCTCAGTTTATTGTATCTTAGTTTGCTGCATGTCAGTTTGTTGTATCTTAGTTTGCTTTACCCGAGCGTTTTGTACCTTAGTTTGCTGCATCTGATTATGTTGTATTTTACTTTCTTGTAACAAAGTCAAATGTATCTTAGGAGTTTGTGGTCTgctgtttttaaaatgttgtttctaAATTTGCTGCATGCAAGTTCATTCGCTTTTTTTAATTTGCTCTACTCAAGTTTGTTGTTTctaagtttgtttacataaatgtattATACCTGTCTTTCTTCAATTTTGTAACTGGCTTTGTTCTTTTTTGGCTTGTTGTACCTGCATTTGGATTTACTGTTTCTTGGATTATTGTAATGGAGTGTGTTGGTTTTAGATTGCTGTACATGTACCTGTGCTTGTTCCTTGGTTTGTTGTACCTTGGTTTGTAGTTTCTTATTTTGCTGTACCAGAGTTTGATATATCTGAGTTTACAGTTCCTTGCTTTGTTGTACCTGGGTTTGTAGTTTCTTATTTTGCTGTACCAGAGTTTGATATATCTGAGTTTACAGTTCTTGCTTGTTGTACTGGTTTGTAGTTTCTTATTTTGCTGTACAGAGTTTGATATATCTGAGTTACAGTTCCTTGCTTTGTTGTACCTGGGTTTGTAGTTTCTTGTCTTGTTGCACCCGAGTTTGATATATCTGAGTTTACAGTTCCTTGCTTTGTTGTACCTGGGTTTGTAGTTTCTTATTTTGCTGTACCAGAGTTTGATATATCTGAGTTTACAGTTCCTTGCTTTGTTGTACCTGGGTTTGTAGTTTCTTGTCTTGTTGCACCCGAGTTTGATATATCTGAGTTTACAGTTCCTTGCTTTGTTGTACCTGGGTTTGTAGTTTCTTGTCTTGTTGCACCCGAGTTTGATATATCTGAGTTTACAGTTCCTTGGTTTGTTGTACCTTGGTTTGTAGTTTCTTGTCTTGTTGCACCCGAGTTTGATATATCTGAGTTTACAGTTCCTTGGTTTGTTGTACCTTGGTTTGTAGTTTCTTGTCTTGTTGCACCCGAGTTTGATATATCTGAGTTTACAGTTCCTTGGTTTGTTGTACCTTGGTGTGTAGTTTCTTGTCTTATTGCACCCGAGTTTGATATATCTAAGTTTACAGTTCCTTGGTTTGTAGTACCTGAATCTCTTGGTATTGGATTGTATTGCATGTACCTGAATGTGTTGGTTTTGGATTATTGTAGCTGTATTTATTGTTTCCTGACTGGTTGTGCCTAGGTTTGCTATATCTTTGTTTGCCATATTTATCTTTGAGTTTGTTGTTTCTGTGTTTGGACTTTTACTGTTTCTGTATGAGTTGGATGTAACTAGAAAGTCTCCAGTTTTTCTGTATCTGATCCCTTGGGTGACAAATTTATGAGCCAGTACTCTTTGTGAAATGCATCACTGGGAGAATTTCAAAAGATTCAGTAGCTTGCTAAACaggtttaaatttacctttatatAATATTAACTATTTGTGTATTGAAATATTACCTAATTTCTAGACAATAACCTGAGGGCAACATTATGTACTTAATGtctaaaatttgtaaatttgtaaatttcataaacttaattTCAATTAGACTGACAATTTTTTGATGAGAAAATGCCTAAGGTTAAAAGTACAGTTTACCATGTTTCCTTAAATTGTCTCACTGAAGATGGATACTTTAATAATGTCAAACAATATAAAAGAGATTTTTAAATAtactaacccttaccatgctaaatttctataatgaacctgtccatctttcaatttggacggtaccattaactatttaaaaggggtgcttaccaaaaagatactgactgaatggaaaacagtgcagatcttgatcagacttcatggatgtgcaggctgatcatgatctacactagtcgcaaaggtagaatcaatcctgttcagcatgataagggttaacctttagcctgctaaatttctaaaatggactggtccatcattcaatttgggtcataccatttattattcaaaggggtgtttactgaaaatttactgactgaatagcgaacagtgcagaccatgatcagcctgcatggatgtgcaggctgatcttggtctgcactggtcgcaaaggcagaatcaattgctgccagcaggctaaaggttaaatgaatatgaatattcAATTTCTCTCAGAACAAAAGTTGAGCTACCAGATATATGAACATCTACAGTTACGGACTGGCTGGATAAAACAACACTTTACTTACAGATACTTATAAAGCTGTCTTCAGACTTATGTAGATACAGTTGTGTGTATCAGGCTCCCAGGATCtaaaaccattttatttataattttccaAAGGATTCTTATTCTGTAATTCAAATATTCCTGTCTAAAGTTCTAAGAAAACTTATCAAACATATATGTGTCTCATCAACAGATATTCTCACTTTATATTCcgcacaacaaaaaaaaatatatacaactacAGTCTATTATTCCAGCAAATCGTTAGTAATATCTTAGTATAATGTTCACATTCAACAACACAATCATccattaattttaaataattccaTACACAAATCACACCATGATAAACATCAACATTATTGTTTCCTGGTGACAGAGGAagtgaaaataaattattcttCTATAAAACAATCACATCACTACACAAAATAAGctgtatatctttttttttctattattctaATGTTCAATTCAAAATTAATGTAACTTTGCTTAATTGCATAAAACACATCCCATCATCTATCAAATTGCATTCTTTTGTAAACCAAcgattttatttgacattttcttttttcctcCAAAAATGGAAAATCTGACTTCATAAAATATAACTTGCACATAAAAGAGATAATTCCAGACATATTTAACattaatgtaacattttaaatcCCAGCCTAATCTAGATGTTGAATGGCCGCTGATTAAAACATTGTCCCTTATCAATCACCTGTCAAGCCATGTTGAACGACCAAGTAATGGATTTGACTAAACTTTTACTAATCACCTTCAAGCATTAATTTATAGTGTAGCTTATATTAAAGGGAAACTcagaaaattatatttatcatggaaaaaaacaacaacaaataaacactATTCATATGGGTTTTTGATTCATAAtgttgaaataatgaataattaacaGGTAACTAATTTAGACAGTGTGACATATTACATAAATCtcttaaaatgtaaaacagtttcttgtctgttatttcaaattttttaccATAAATTTTCACATAAAAGAAGGTTTTTACATTCCTCTTTGGGGTGGGGGAGGGATTCATCATttatgggggactaattttcgtagcTTTCATGGTCCAGTCAATCTATGAAATTCAAGGTCAACAAAAAAAGTGAAATCCCACATTcattttcatgttcaaaagttaaaataaacaaatttatatcaaaatgataTGGCTATTTTGAACAAAACCATGAAATCAAATCATTTCCAGTACATATTATACCTTTCCCACGATTTACCTTTGTCGAAAAATCTGAACAAGAAACCCTTATGGCACTAATGCTGTTTATACGAAGAGGCAAACTAAGTTTCCTATTTTTAACTTGAGGACTCCTGTGGCAGCCCAAAACTTGGCCCCTTTGGTCAaccttgaacaaacttggtagggTTTTATTTAATTTCCTTTACATACATTTTCCTTACATAAATCCAATTTAAAGGCAGCctcaaatttttttgaaaagtaaatCCATTTTTGTTCTACTGTCCTTAAGTTTTGTACATAATgcataatgatgataataatgataataataataaaatataaaaacttaatttaaaattacaactcacatgagaaaaaaatgcaaatttaaatgcCCAAGTCACACtagtaagattttttaaaatatattatctttGTAATAAATCCTACATTTATGTAATTTATACCAAACTTCAGACATAAAATACCTCTTGCTGTCACAAATGGTGTCGTGCATCCTTGTTAAAATGAAGACAGCAAAGTTGGCAGAGTCATAAGCCCAATTATACGATGTGTCATTTCTCTTCAAGTCACTTAGTGTTGTACTGATATAGtaatttttaattcataaaccaTGACAAgttaaagggaggtaaatagAAATACTAATTCCAAGAAAACTGTTAGCTCCCTTAGTAAACATAATGAGAAAGTAACAACAAAAGATAAGATGTCTTAATTTACATATCTGCTGTATGCAGCAGTTTTCAACAAAACATCATGTGCCTTAAAATGTAGTTAatcataataatataattttttaaaaaatgtgtcaaATCAAAATGTGTTAAATGTGATTTAATTAGCATCCAGTTGTAGTTTAAAACTACTGGTATCTATTCTAATTGGCTTAagtttgataataataattaaaacatgAAGCTTTTCGTATCATTCTTATGTCAGTTCCCTGGTGAAACCTAGATTTATGGCAGGCTCTTAATAATATGTAGCTTGATTGATTTTGGCACTACAGCTGATGACAAACGATGACActgggcaatcacaaaagctcaccttaagcaGTCTGTGAGCAGATGAGCttaaaaagagggccatgatgaccctagatcacTCATCTGAGTTTCTGAGCTTAAATAGGCTAGACAGAGTGCATCTTTGGAAGCAGATcataatatgagccatgccatgggaaaaccaacatagtggctttgcgaccagcatggatccagaccagcctgcgcatccgcgcagtctggtcaggatccatgctgttcgctaacagtttctctaattgcaataggctttgaaagccaacagcatggatcctgaccacactgcgccgatgcgcaggctggtctggatccatgctggtcgcaaagccactatgttggttttctcatggcatggctcatatgctCTAGGCGATGAAGGTTGAAGAGCCAGTAAAAGTTGATTACATGAATAACTGCGACAGATGGCATACAGTTCGAACACTATATGCTTCTTTAAATTGGGCGatccaagtgcccccatttgaacaaaattggaagaggaccttcaatgatgctaaagactaaATTTGATGACGATTCTCAAGCGGTACCTTCAAGAAGTCATTTAAGGgttgtctatttttagctctagctgcatCTTAAGGAGGCCAAGCAacctaatttgaacaaatttgggagaggaccatataatgatgctacaggctaagtttgatgaagttccatcaagcagttcatgagaagaagtcattcaaagtttttttctatttttagctctggttgcTTCTAAAAGGGGTCAAGCTAAAACATCTGAATAAGTTTGATACAGGACCATACCA
Proteins encoded:
- the LOC128558880 gene encoding uncharacterized PPE family protein PPE62-like — translated: MRKVSKNEFQLDALRKVSKNEFQLGALRKVSKNEFQLDALRKYPSSVRQFKETWYMQYNPIPRDSGTTNQGTVNLDISNSGAIRQETTHQGTTNQGTVNSDISNSGATRQETTNQGTTNQGTVNSDISNSGATRQETTNQGTTNQGTVNSDISNSGATRQETTNPGTTKQGTVNSDISNSGATRQETTNPGTTKQGTVNSDISNSGTAK